The Nicotiana sylvestris chromosome 6, ASM39365v2, whole genome shotgun sequence genomic sequence CCTTCATCATTAACAGATTGCCTTCTTCAGTTCTTTCAGGGAAATCTCCTTATGAGCTATTTTATGGTCAACCACATTCACTTACTCATCTTAAAGTGTTTGGCTATCTGTGTTATGCAACCACACCATGCTTCACAAATAAGTTCTCTTCTAAAGCCATTCCTGCCATTTTCATGGGTTACTTAGAAACTCAAAAAGGATATAAGCTCTACAACATTTCCTCAGGAACCTTTTTTCCAGCAGAGATGTCTCTTTTAAAGAAAATACATTTCCTTTTAGACATCCCAAGTCCGCATTTCTGCATTCACATCTCCCTAACTCAACTCCTACCTTTCCTAGTCCAGCTCATATTTCTTCATATGATGATACATTTCCTGCCAAGAATGATGTACCACCATGTTCACCTCCAACTTCTGTTGCACAACCAGAGCCCTCTAGTCCACAACCACCTCCATCTCCTGTTATGCATCCTAATCCTACTGCCTCACCTCCTTCTCCCATTGAGCCACAACCTACTCATATTTCAGATGTTACTCTAAGGAAGTCTGCCATGACATTTAATCATCCCTTATGGTTAACTGATTATGTGCATCAGGTCCAGTCTACTTCTACTCCTTATCCCATTTCTTCCTTCCTCAGTTACTCTCCTTTATCACCTTCTTATCAAGACTGTCTCACCTCTTATTCTTCCATTGTTGAACCTACAACCTTTGAATAAGCTGCTCAAGGCAGCAATTGGGTACAGGCTATGAAGCTTGAGGTTCAGGCCCTCACTAATAATAACACCTGGGAATTGGTAGATTTACCTGTAGGCAAGACTCCAATTGGTTGCAAAATGGGTTTATAAGGTAAAGTACAAGGCAGATAGGACTGTGGAAAAATACAAAGCTCGCTTAGTTGCCAAGGGGTTCACTCAACAAGAGGGACTGGATTACCATGAGACCTTCTCACCTGTGGTGAAGATGGTCAGAGTTAGGAGTGTTTGCTCTAGCTGCTCAGTATGGTTGGCCCTTACTTCAGATGGATGTGTACAACGCTTTCCTACAGGGTGATCTTTCAGAAGAAGTCTATATGTCATTGCCTCAAGGGTTTGGTAGTTAGGGGAAGATTAGAGTGTGTAGACTACTCAAATTCCTCTATGGATTAAAACAGGTTAGCAGACAATGGAATTTAAAGCTCACCTAGCTCTCACAGAGTGTGGCTTCAACCAAAGCAAATTGGATCATTCACTACTCACTAAGAAGACAGGGAATGCCATAGTGATTATATTggtctatgttgatgatcttTTGATTACAGGTAATGATGTCTTAATTTAAGAAGTTAAAGACATACTGAATCACAATTTCAAGATGAAGGATTTGGGAGAGCTAAAGTTCTTTTTTGGTATTGAATTTGCAAGATCACATAAGGGAATCCTCATGAACCAAAGGAAGTATGCATTGGAACTCGTGTCAGAATGTGGCCTAGGAGGAGCAAAGCCAAGCATCTCCCCTTTGGACCAGAATATGAAACTTACTAGTGTGGAATATGACAAGCTTTTTGATAAGCAAGGACATGACACAGAGCTTGAAGACATCAGACTGTATCAGAGACTTATAGGGAGACTCTTATATTTGGAAATCACAAGGCGAGATATTTCATATGCAGTCCAAGTTCTCAGTCAGTTTATGAATGCACCACAACAGTCTCATTATGATATAGCATTGAGGGTAGTGAAATATATCAAGAACTGTCCAGGACAAGGTTTGTTGATGAGTAGCAAACGGAGTAGGAAGGTGTCTGCATTTTGTGATGTAGACTGGGCATCCTGCTCAGTGACTAGGAAGTCTGTTACAGGCTTTTGCATAAAACTTGGAGACTCCATGATTTCTTGGAAATCCAAGAAACAGAGCACAGTTTCAAGAATTTCAGCAGAGGTCGAGTATAGAAGCATGGCAAACATTGTAGCTGAGTTAACTTGGATTAATGGACTACTGGAAGAATTAGGAATGCAAGTTGATCTGCCTATGGAGTTGTACTGTGATAACAAAGCAGCTATACAGATTGCTTCAAATCCAATGTATCATGAGCGCACAAAGCACATAAAGATTAACTGTCACTTCATTAGAGAAAAACTATAACAGGGCATGATCAAAACTGTCCATGTTCCCAGTaaagatcaaattgcagatatACTAACCAAGGCACTTGGAAAACAACTACATATTGAGATGGTTTGCAAGTTGGGGATGATCAATATTTTTTCATCACccaacttgagggggagtgttgaaaAGAGCAGTAGTAGCAATCCTTGTACATAGGCTATTGGTGTTGTACATATTAGTTGGAGTCAGTTAGTTAGTTTCACATGTACAGTTAGTTGAGTAGTTAAGATAATTAATTTGTATTAAGTAGATAGGTAGTATAAATGAGGAGAGATACACGTGTGTATATTGAGGCTTCTATTTTTTCTGAATAACAAAAAACAAAGtattctctctcttctctcttcttcttcttctttacctaTCCTCTTCGTTAAATTCAGCTGAAGATACATCCTTTCAATAAAAATATTATTCCAACTAATATATGTATAAGATTTTCCTAGTATAAGAGAGCATAAGTGTTTGATTTAACTCCATGAGGTATATCCTTAACTAAGTCATATTACATGAGTGACAATATAATTGGGTATGTGGAATGAATCTAAATAAATTTTTCGAATGACTTCAAAGTTAAGAATATCTTAGCGCATCAATGCTGGTGCAGGTACATTTTTTTTGTATGACGTGCTAAAATTCAAAGGGCAATGTGAGATTTATGCTAGCATTTGAAtatttgaaacttgaaaaaaaatgagttttgaagttgtgttgaaaaataatttttgaaagttaaaattgtgtttggacatgcatttacTTAAAAAATATTGAAGTTATGTGAGTTGAAGATAAATTTTCACCCAAAAACTGGTGGCCCAAACTAGTTTTTGGAATTTGAAAatttattttaagattattttcaaaaattgaacaaataattttttttaaagccaaaatttatgtccaaacgggaACTAGATAGGATTGGTACTCCTCCGCATCAAAATGTGTAATCCATCTGTCTTATTTTATATGAcacattttcatttttattatgcataaaatagaatttttttgtatatttagAAATACTTTATCTTTAAAGTTTCTATTTTATCCTTGAGATAAATTCTAGTAATTACAAATATTTAAGGCTTGTTTTAGATCacaaatttcaattttttttgaacttctatgtcacgacccaaacctatgggccgcaACGAGCACCGGGTatcttactcaactgagtaccaacataatataTCTTTCTTATAGTGCTTTAGTTGGCAAATGGGCCAAACAGGCCGTCATGGGCTAACCAGAATAAACACAGGGAATACTCAATATAGAATGACCAATCCTGACATAAAAACGTATATATGtgatatacgggcctataaggccaacatgatcatttgtgaactcaaaacataggccggaaAGGCCATACATGCATTCGTacacatgacatctgtctacaagtctctaagagtacatacttatcaCAAAGGTTAGtgcagggccccgccatatcaaacaatacacgtctaaatcatactgaccaaacaagcaactctggagcgaatggagcgcaccaacatcttccgctgatcTGATgacctacttggaggactctcaacctgtctatcgaaacctgcgggcataaaatgcagcgtccctaggcaaaagggacgtcagtacgaataatgtaccgagtatgtaaggaacataaataagtacataacagacatggaagaaatatagagtaaatgacccaacctgtaagtctggataactctgtaaattatgaaataattttgttatcatgcatatgcgtatgaatgtcatgtaatgcataggtacatatttcataacatcattagcctctgagggcatcccatcatatcatcttggccactgtgggcaaaatcatcaaaatataccagctgatcaggtggtggtgtgtatacaacaccataacctttcccatatcccatatacatatatatatacatacatatatacgcgtatataatgtcatctggtcatgggtcaatttacatgaatgcaatgcatgaaaagtacgttaataaaatctttcggaatgtcataagactattttgcctttgagtaatatcctAAAGTAATctcttttcaacttttgtatttttctgagacccatgaacagatgatagaatattatgacacatgaaaattcaagaacatagatatttctaatacttctatgaatagagtcatttatggaatttgtgcatttgctcgtttcgtttgtgtcgtatagattatgccaaaagaaagaagggatagccttaatatacctgaaccgattctcttgacaatccttttAAAACTCGTTGATTGTGACAATAAGTAATGGAGGATCGATTCTGTTGTTATTACGCTAAGAAGTCTCGGATGAATTCTTGTTGAAGTGATTGACGTTACTAGTGAAAAGTATGGTCTTTGAAGCATTACATAGCAGATGTATGAGACTTCCTATAAATGAATGGATCGCTTTAGAAAGGTCCCTTTTTATAATGGTGTGGTCCCCACTTAATAATGCTTACCTTAGCCATCCAATTCTCTTAAAATGCCATCTAGCAATGTGACTAAGGAGTCATTTAAATCAATATTCTTGGGCTGCTACGTTTGGGAGGCTTTATTAAGCCTTATCCAAAATCTTAATTACCCACTAATTCATCATTTAACTAATTAATCTcccattaaccaataatcaaccaATTACCCACACAATCAAgtattgtctcaaattacttaaaatactactcatttttaacataccttatataccttactatcatggtcatgtagtaccttatatggtactataagcacgtgatttttgccctgagAAAACTACTtccagaaaattcaaaataaaatagttttgagttgtttgtgatttatttgtatttgtctgggcatgtttattttattctaatcaagagaaaatacaaaaaataatgtaggtgcatgtgcatttaggaattaatcttgcattttttagaattaattaatcattggtttatataaaataaaaaatataaaaaatacgtCTAggattcaattttataatttttagggTTAAAATCATAAATTATTCGATAATAAttggaaaatcataaaaatatacatttttatatttttatgtttAACTGTGTGATTTTGTACTTAACCTAATGttatttaagttaatttggtttttagaatttaatttaggattttttttaggTTTTgggaaaaaagggaaagaaacaaaatgaaaaatgatgaGAAGAAACTCGGACCAGGCCAAGTTCCACAGGCCCAAATCGATGCCCTTTTTACCCGGTCCAATTAGGCTAGCAATACGAccgtcgaaacgacgtcgtttttgtAACTctcaatctgggtcgttgatctcacttgatcaacggtccagatcaactccTCTGTCACCCGACCCGTTCCCATCCAAGACCGATCTGGTCTCAAGGGTAAACGAAGCGATGCCGTTTTCATTTATGAAcggatccaagccattgatcccATCAGATCGAACGGCCTGGATTCATCCCACCCtttcatatatatatttcaaaCCATACCCCACCCCGCCCCCAAAGCCATCCCCCCCCCTTCGCCTTCGTCTCTGACCTAGAGACAGGCCCCAAACACCCGCCACCTCCCAAGCCATCCCTAACTAACACCTAGTAACCTCCTTGACTCCCTCACCCCAAATCCCACCCAGGTTCTGTCCAAATCTTGTTAGAGCCGTTCGAATTATCAGATCGAAGGCAAACCCTAGAGGAACCAACTTTAGACTATGTACGAGGTTAAAGGTTTGAGGTcttaaccgactttagtcgagtgttctcagtcgagaacactcgattaaggtccgttttggcttcaaaatttcaaaacaaagTGTCAATGAGAATGGGGTTCATTTGGGTTTCTGatttttgaggtatttttcctcttttcctttttcttctttgattattgtttgttattttcctAATTAGGTTTCCTTGTTATGTTTGTCAAATAATCCTCCTCttctttcggacctttttctggtCCAGTTTTTCTCGTCTTGGTCAATTGGCATATGTTGCATTGTTTAAGTATGTTTGTCTTTTTAGTTTGGTTGTAAGGGTCAGTGCCCGTAATGTTCTTGCACAAAAACTGTGTCTAGTCTTGTAATTGGTTACTAGTATTACTAGTTCAAATGATCTCACTTTCTGTGATGTCTGAttccttgtttgttttgttgttcatcattttacatataaatttagtTATGTTCATCCAGTATGTGACAGTATTTCATTCATTTTGTTTGATTTAGAATTGTGAACATAGTTAGTCATTCCCATGTATCTGTGTCAATCATGGTCTGAAATTTGACCTTGGTAGTTCCATATGATTTTGTTCAAATGCATTGGTctttatttttatgctatttgATCTGACCTGAGTTCTAGTTTGAATTACTGATTGAATTTGAtaagttgaattggttatagctgatggattTGGTACAAATTGAAAGGGGTTGAGGTAGGATAATACACAGGGGTTAagagggtaatttgggaattgaaaagtttaaaaatggtcagtttaagtgttctgtccagtaagtactaattaacattaaactaatgcatttgtttagtgctaatggggaacaagacataatggtaggggaaggtttaaaggaagtggattaagaaataggtgcccatacctatttgaatttaaataaagaaaagacaagagtagtggggaacaagtgaattaaaaagagaacaaaacatgtagtagtggaggaggaatatcatgggcagaactACTTTCTTAATTAGCTTAATGCTCCTAAGAGCTAAAAAGTTAAtaaagtttggctataaataagaGGAGCTTTACACAGTGTGAGGGGGTTCTTTTTTAGTCTTTGAGAGAGtttcccttcttgaatcatttttCTGAGAACTGGAACTCATAGAGAGATTTGAGGATCAGTTGTCCTGAGAGCTTTTAAAAACTGAATTCTTCTACACTTTAGAACCTTAAGAGAGCTTGAGAGAGTGTTTTAGACAATCAGCTCACACTGTTGCATTGATTGCAAGAGCAGAAATAGTTCAAATCTCTCTGTTCCTGTTCTGTACTTGGGTGTTTAGGACACTTGAAGGAATTTGGTGATTTATTTGAGGGTTGCTGGGTATTATCTGATTGTTGAAAGGTGTTCTATGACTGTCTAGTCTAATTCCTAGTAGATTCAGTGTTTTGGTTAAGCTTCTTTCTTCCTGGGCTTTGCGACTGCGGTTTGGTCTTGAGCTTGGCCCTGTTTGTTGCTGTTGACTGTCAACCTGTTAGTGTTATTGTTTGTTGCTGATACTGTTGTATTGCTGTGGTTGATCTCTTCTTCTTCCATTGTAACTGATTTTCAGGTACACAACTATAACTTTGGcatttgtaagctgaaaacatggagtttgaatatacgtgaagagttgaaattttgtTTTGGTTTCTATATGACTGATGTATTTAAATTACTCAGTCGCTGCTGTTAGTATATAGATCCCTGTTAGTATGTAGTAAGTGGACTGAAATGGAGTTGTATGAGAATTCTTTTTAATATAGTTCATACTGAAACATGTTAGCATCTGGTAACTGATTCCTATAGTTAAAAATGAGCTTGTTGGGCAGTTAAATTAATTGGGACTGTGACTGTTAGATTACTGGATCATTGGATTctgttcgactaagtttgaatgttAGTTTTTATGCCAATGGTTAATTCTGGAAAGTACCATatcaattgaaaaggaaaaggaaagtgtaGAATGTAAATAGTATTGGAATTCGGTTAAAGCGTCGACTGTAGGCATTAGCTAGTTAGTTTAGTGCGTGTGTTCAGTTTAAACACTTAAAGCTAGAAATAACTGGAGTTAGCATTCTACTTTGGAACCTGTGATATTGTGCTTGCATTAAGGGGCGTTGTTCAAATTGGTAATAGCAGTCATGTAAATGTCGAACTAGATGTTAGGATGGCAGTGGCATAAGACGTAGGTTGATCCGTTAGTTAAAAACAGAGTTGGGGTGTCAATTGCACGTTTTGGAAATATAAAATCATTTTGCGAGTTGTTCACCTGCTTTCAGCGCATTATTAATTCGTTTTAATTACAATAAGTAATGAATTAGTGAATTGGTATTAAACTAGTGGCGTAGAAACTTCATTCAGGATCGTTTAAGTTAATATGAGCAATCTGGGCCATACCGTGGCCCAATTGTACGGATCATTCGAGTTTGGTAACAAGCCCACCCCCCTTAGGCCTCTGACATGCTTGCTAGCCCGATGCTTTGATCAAAGGCCCCAAAATTGGGCATTTTAAACACGCAGGTTTTTCTTAATATAGTAGTTCATAAACCAActaagttttttttattattagagacaatgatattaaatagaaaatcatagtcgctttaggatcgtccttttaaataaacgagatgagcctcgccaaagaaaatgcatagattgcggggccctcacaaatgtatgtattaattacttagaactcggaaTCGGCTGCTTAGCGAACTTCTCGgccatttcccaaaataaccccgcgttagtctctttaggcgcgtactttaaataacattactttcttaaactcgggtgcacatttatgtgacccaaatccaaatctcaacagagttgaaatgcgtcaataaccacgggtgcattgatgtgacgtggttcgaggtatattttcacgacgttgcaattctcgttaaaaataataataataaaagcggtaaacagttaaaatttgcacataggttcaacatgtattaaaatcagataaataagtcgaatatgacagttgagcgaccgtgctagaatcacggaactcgggaatgcctaacaccttctcccgggttaacagaattccttacgcggatttctggttcgcggactgtaatacagagtcaattttttcctcgattcgggattcaaccggtgaattggaacaccataaatctcctaagtggcgactctgaattaaataataaatcccgtttcgattgtcctttaattggaaaaactccccctacgcCCCTACGGGcacgggtgaaaaaggaggtgtgacaggtactagtccataaataccgggtattatagctcggaccatattttatcccaaaatgtcaaacttcgcgaaactcattttctttgattcatTTACCCTctaaccttcacgaatttacttatcacttgtttgaaataacataatacttataacctcaaaaataatctcattcccgagcttaaatcaatttactcatggcgtactttcatgtacaaaaatatggggtgtaacatcattcccccctttggaacattcgtcctcgaatgctgactgatgcacttatcatttacATAACTTATGTCtttcgaatactttagtactctcgtTGCTATCTAGGCAACTGCtatgtgaataaatccaaattcCAGGACATTCACCTCTTTAGACCTCTTTCTCATACCATGACTTGTGGTCGGAATCCTTCCGATGTCGCAactgtttctttcttttatcatgctgtcacacctccttttttactacacccccggaagggtataaataaaaggagtttttccaattaaaggacaatcgagacggaatttattgttaaaagattcagagtcgccacttgggagattaatggtgtcccaagtcaccggttgaatcccgaatcgaggaaaacttgactctgtattatagtccgcgaaccagaaatccgagtaaggaattatgttaacccgggagaaggtgttaggcactcccgagttccgtggttctagcacggtcactttgatCATACGTGGCTTATTAAATTGTCCAATTACtcaattttagaacctatgtgcttttaccTTTTACAGCTTAAAGAAAAATTATCGTGAAATgagtcacgcatacgtgtacccatcatgtcacgtgaacgtgtccacaattaataacgcactactattattaagaaagtttagccgaagttgcgcgaacgcatactccggttttgtttttagaaatcgtaatcatgtcacgcaaacgtgtccatAATCATGGTGGTATATTAAACggacctaaagcaaactatgaacaCTTGTTATTTTATA encodes the following:
- the LOC138871130 gene encoding uncharacterized mitochondrial protein AtMg00810-like, with the translated sequence MKDLGELKFFFGIEFARSHKGILMNQRKYALELVSECGLGGAKPSISPLDQNMKLTSVEYDKLFDKQGHDTELEDIRLYQRLIGRLLYLEITRRDISYAVQVLSQFMNAPQQSHYDIALRVVKYIKNCPGQGLLMSSKRSRKVSAFCDVDWASCSVTRKSVTGFCIKLGDSMISWKSKKQSTVSRISAEVEYRSMANIVAELTWINGLLEELGMQVDLPMELYCDNKAAIQIASNPMYHERTKHIKINCHFIREKL